One region of Rhodocaloribacter litoris genomic DNA includes:
- a CDS encoding YncE family protein, producing the protein MPVVTFLSKSLLSRLGTLLLAGLVVAGAGRAQAPAQKVFVGNQGNFSDANGTVTVFDPATGTTTVDAVPGLNTLVQSLTLHEGRGYVMANTSDRIDVFDLATLERTAQITGVTSPRYMAVVAAGKAYVTNLVFGGPGTVTVLDLATHTVTGTITVGDSPEGLAVLGDRAYVANSGFGASTTVSILDTGTDTVVETRDVGCDGPRFVVVDQEEEVWVFCTGKTVYNDDFTQIIEQTNGEVVVYDGASGGEVARFPLEVQIGGGSLGQDVHYDPITDRVFALAGTTVLVFDTRANAAAGSIPLAGDVPAGGLAYDGAARRFYVGRVPGFVENGFVTIHDDTGAEVGRFEAGVAPAAVALYQPGLDVAVEEAPAPAGFTLAPNYPNPFSTSTTIPFALTRPGRVTLQVFDGLGREVARLVEGMRPAGRHEVVWHAAGRPAGLYLVRLQVGTTVRTYPLTLIR; encoded by the coding sequence ATGCCTGTCGTTACGTTCCTTTCGAAAAGCCTCCTCTCCCGCCTCGGGACGCTGTTGCTGGCCGGCCTCGTCGTAGCCGGCGCCGGCCGGGCGCAGGCACCGGCCCAGAAGGTGTTCGTCGGCAACCAGGGTAACTTCAGCGACGCCAACGGCACCGTCACCGTCTTCGACCCGGCCACGGGCACGACCACCGTCGACGCGGTGCCGGGGCTGAACACGCTCGTGCAGAGCCTTACCCTCCACGAGGGGCGGGGCTACGTGATGGCGAACACCTCGGACCGCATCGACGTGTTCGACCTGGCGACGCTCGAGCGCACCGCCCAGATCACGGGGGTCACGTCGCCCCGCTACATGGCCGTCGTGGCGGCGGGGAAAGCGTATGTGACCAACCTGGTCTTCGGCGGGCCCGGGACGGTCACCGTGCTCGACCTGGCGACGCACACCGTCACCGGCACCATCACGGTCGGGGACAGCCCGGAAGGGCTGGCCGTGCTCGGCGACCGGGCCTACGTAGCCAACTCGGGCTTCGGCGCCTCCACCACCGTCAGCATCCTCGACACGGGCACCGACACGGTCGTCGAGACGCGCGACGTGGGGTGCGACGGCCCGCGCTTCGTCGTCGTCGACCAGGAGGAGGAGGTGTGGGTTTTCTGCACCGGCAAGACGGTCTACAACGACGATTTTACCCAGATCATCGAACAGACGAACGGCGAGGTGGTGGTCTATGACGGGGCCTCGGGCGGGGAGGTGGCCCGCTTCCCGCTCGAGGTGCAGATCGGCGGGGGCTCGCTCGGGCAAGACGTCCACTACGACCCGATCACGGACCGCGTCTTTGCCCTGGCCGGCACCACCGTCCTCGTGTTCGATACGCGGGCGAACGCGGCGGCCGGCTCCATCCCCCTCGCGGGCGACGTGCCGGCGGGCGGGCTGGCCTACGACGGGGCGGCCCGTCGCTTCTACGTGGGCCGCGTGCCGGGCTTCGTCGAGAACGGGTTCGTGACGATCCACGACGACACCGGCGCCGAGGTCGGGCGCTTCGAGGCCGGGGTGGCCCCGGCGGCCGTGGCACTCTACCAGCCGGGCCTCGATGTGGCCGTCGAAGAGGCTCCGGCGCCGGCCGGCTTCACCCTGGCCCCGAACTATCCCAACCCGTTCAGCACCTCGACGACGATCCCCTTCGCGCTGACCCGGCCCGGGCGCGTCACGCTCCAGGTCTTCGACGGGCTCGGGCGCGAGGTGGCCCGGCTCGTCGAGGGCATGCGCCCGGCCGGACGGCACGAGGTCGTCTGGCACGCGGCGGGACGGCCGGCCGGGCTGTACCTGGTCCGGCTGCAGGTGGGCACGACCGTCCGGACGTATCCTCTGACCCTGATCCGGTGA
- a CDS encoding (2Fe-2S)-binding protein codes for MQIDRCLCFRTTFAELKAVAGATGAESIAALQEHVAFGHNCRLCHPYVRRMLRTGETVFREIVTEADEPGGDTGR; via the coding sequence ATGCAGATCGACCGCTGCCTGTGCTTCCGCACGACGTTTGCCGAGCTGAAGGCCGTGGCCGGGGCAACCGGCGCGGAGAGCATTGCGGCGCTCCAGGAGCACGTCGCCTTCGGCCATAACTGCCGCCTCTGTCACCCGTACGTCCGGCGCATGCTCCGCACCGGCGAGACGGTCTTCCGCGAGATCGTCACCGAGGCCGACGAACCCGGGGGGGACACCGGCCGGTGA
- a CDS encoding peptidylprolyl isomerase, with protein MKTTSFFLVALVLVLAGCGGNAAEAPATDGAPGQMFVAEGDYAASHILIAYQGALRAAPHVTRTKEEARARALSLIEQLRDDPSRFEQLAREASDGPSGPQGGRLGTWQRGQMAPAFEAAVDSLAVGAITPVPVETPFGYHVIRRDDLRAPHYGAEAFFIGFQGSPHVPPSVTRTQEAADSLARALQPDVNAETFDAYAEEYNDFGDAAIFLGGLKESDPLPEGLLETLQGLDYGEVGGPVLFPAIGYAFVRRVALEQYAGSHILIAYQGAERAGPEVTRSKEEAYARAKELIARLEQDPSRFAAMAAQYSDGPTAAAGGDLGRWFKGQMIPAFDEALARLQVGQIAPEPVETPFGYHVIRRNAVE; from the coding sequence ATGAAAACGACTTCTTTTTTTCTCGTGGCGCTCGTGCTGGTCCTGGCCGGTTGTGGCGGTAATGCAGCGGAGGCACCGGCGACGGACGGCGCCCCCGGTCAGATGTTCGTCGCCGAGGGGGACTATGCCGCTTCGCACATCCTGATCGCCTATCAGGGGGCGCTGCGGGCCGCACCGCACGTGACGCGCACCAAGGAGGAGGCCCGGGCGCGGGCGCTGTCGTTGATCGAGCAACTCAGGGACGATCCGTCCCGGTTCGAGCAACTGGCCCGGGAGGCGTCCGACGGGCCCTCCGGGCCGCAGGGCGGTCGCCTGGGCACCTGGCAGCGCGGGCAGATGGCCCCGGCCTTCGAAGCCGCCGTGGACAGCCTGGCCGTCGGGGCCATCACCCCCGTTCCCGTCGAGACGCCCTTCGGCTACCACGTCATCCGGCGGGACGACCTGCGCGCGCCCCATTACGGGGCCGAGGCGTTCTTCATCGGCTTCCAGGGCTCCCCGCACGTGCCGCCCTCGGTGACGCGCACGCAGGAGGCGGCCGACTCGCTGGCGCGTGCCCTGCAGCCGGACGTGAACGCCGAGACGTTCGACGCCTACGCCGAAGAATACAATGACTTTGGCGACGCGGCCATCTTTCTCGGAGGCTTGAAAGAGAGCGACCCGCTGCCGGAGGGGCTGCTGGAAACGCTCCAGGGGCTCGACTACGGGGAGGTCGGGGGGCCGGTTCTGTTCCCCGCGATCGGTTACGCCTTCGTCCGGCGTGTCGCGCTCGAACAGTATGCCGGTTCCCACATCCTGATCGCATACCAGGGGGCCGAGCGGGCCGGACCGGAAGTGACCCGGTCGAAGGAGGAAGCCTATGCGCGGGCGAAGGAGCTCATTGCCCGGCTCGAGCAGGATCCTTCCCGTTTTGCTGCGATGGCCGCGCAGTACTCCGACGGCCCCACCGCGGCGGCCGGTGGTGATCTCGGCCGGTGGTTCAAGGGGCAGATGATTCCTGCCTTCGACGAAGCCCTGGCCCGGCTCCAGGTCGGCCAGATCGCGCCGGAGCCGGTCGAGACGCCGTTCGGCTACCACGTCATCCGGCGCAATGCGGTGGAGTGA
- a CDS encoding TonB-dependent receptor plug domain-containing protein has translation MSVRFLLIVCWVALEPVAAGAQVPRDTVVALPGVTVTATRSATTTAAAPARVTLLDARALAAVAPRSVADLLEARTGAFMRRYGPAGLASLTLRGTAASQTLILFDGFRLTDPQLGQLDLSLLPAGVLESAEVFYGAGSALYGTDAVGGVVSLQPLRPGAAAPVRLVAGAGAYGERTGSLTLSGRRGAVAALAAVEYRTTDGDFPYVNTSLFPPRKVRREGADGTHLSLFSTLGYTGGRHRLRAGAWYAQAERGLPGPSTTVPRGERQWDEHLRLWARDAMRLARGTLRLGAMVQRGTLRYLNPQLRLDQTGRTTLASLEAEATLALGARSLLGGGLTAGYGKARHPGLRDDASEQRFGAFAHADLACGPARLYPALRLDVYALPEGARTAALSPRLGLNLRPLDRDGLRLKASAGRAFRTPTFNDRFWQPGGNPTLRPEHGWTFDAGLLLHHRTPGADLRAEVSAFLHRLRDQIIWRPVAGGYYAPANFSRVRTRGLEVSAEARLRPGRRNLLEAGLFYAHTDARDRSDPGTASFDRPLRYVPRHQLKLYAGFGRAPLQLDVTARYVGRRFVTADGRQALDPYWVTDAQLRLFGGLPPARLTLALVLENVFDRTYEGIKGYPMPPRTFRLRLLLELGGGA, from the coding sequence ATGTCGGTACGTTTTCTCCTGATCGTTTGCTGGGTGGCGCTGGAGCCGGTCGCGGCCGGGGCCCAGGTCCCGCGCGACACCGTGGTGGCCCTGCCCGGCGTGACCGTGACGGCCACGCGCTCGGCCACGACCACGGCGGCGGCGCCGGCCCGCGTGACGTTGCTCGATGCCCGGGCGCTGGCGGCCGTCGCGCCGCGTTCGGTGGCGGATCTGCTCGAGGCCCGCACGGGCGCTTTCATGCGCCGCTACGGTCCGGCCGGGCTGGCCTCGCTCACGCTCCGGGGCACGGCCGCCTCCCAGACGCTCATCCTGTTCGACGGCTTCCGCCTCACCGATCCCCAGCTCGGCCAGCTGGACCTCTCGCTGCTGCCTGCCGGCGTGCTCGAGTCGGCCGAGGTGTTCTACGGGGCCGGGTCGGCGCTCTACGGCACAGACGCCGTCGGCGGGGTGGTGAGCCTGCAGCCGCTACGGCCCGGTGCGGCTGCGCCGGTACGGCTCGTTGCCGGGGCCGGTGCCTACGGCGAGCGCACCGGCAGCCTGACGCTCTCCGGCCGGCGGGGCGCCGTGGCGGCCCTCGCCGCCGTCGAATACCGGACGACCGACGGGGACTTTCCGTACGTCAACACGTCGCTCTTTCCCCCGCGCAAGGTGCGCCGTGAAGGGGCCGACGGCACGCACCTGTCGCTCTTTTCCACGCTCGGCTACACGGGCGGCCGGCACCGGCTCCGGGCCGGCGCCTGGTACGCGCAGGCCGAGCGCGGCCTGCCCGGTCCGAGCACGACCGTTCCCCGCGGGGAGCGGCAATGGGACGAGCACCTGCGCCTCTGGGCCCGCGACGCGATGCGCCTGGCCCGGGGGACGCTCCGCCTCGGAGCCATGGTGCAGCGCGGAACCCTCCGCTATCTCAACCCGCAGCTTCGCCTCGACCAGACCGGCCGCACCACGCTGGCTTCGCTGGAGGCCGAGGCCACGCTGGCCCTGGGAGCCCGCAGTCTCCTCGGCGGCGGCCTCACCGCCGGCTACGGAAAGGCCCGCCACCCCGGCCTGCGCGACGACGCCTCGGAGCAACGTTTCGGTGCCTTCGCCCACGCCGACCTGGCCTGCGGCCCCGCCCGGCTCTATCCCGCCCTCCGCCTCGACGTCTATGCCCTCCCGGAAGGCGCCCGTACCGCCGCGCTCAGCCCCCGCCTCGGGCTCAACCTCCGCCCGCTGGACCGGGACGGGCTGCGCCTGAAGGCGTCGGCCGGCCGGGCCTTTCGCACGCCCACCTTCAACGACCGCTTCTGGCAGCCCGGCGGTAACCCCACCCTGCGACCCGAGCACGGCTGGACGTTCGACGCGGGCCTGCTCCTGCACCACCGCACGCCCGGCGCCGACCTCCGGGCCGAGGTCTCGGCCTTTCTTCACCGCCTGCGCGACCAGATCATCTGGCGGCCCGTCGCCGGCGGCTACTACGCACCGGCCAACTTCAGCCGGGTTCGTACGCGGGGACTGGAGGTCTCTGCCGAAGCACGCCTCCGGCCCGGCCGGCGCAACCTGCTCGAAGCCGGGCTCTTCTACGCCCACACCGACGCACGCGATCGCTCCGACCCCGGCACGGCCTCCTTCGACCGGCCGCTTCGCTATGTGCCCCGGCACCAGCTGAAGCTCTACGCCGGCTTCGGCCGGGCCCCGCTGCAACTCGACGTCACGGCCCGTTACGTTGGCCGGCGCTTCGTCACGGCCGACGGCCGGCAGGCCCTCGACCCGTACTGGGTGACAGATGCCCAGCTTCGGCTCTTCGGTGGCCTTCCCCCGGCCCGGCTGACGCTCGCCCTCGTCCTCGAAAACGTCTTCGATCGCACCTACGAGGGCATCAAGGGCTATCCCATGCCACCCCGCACCTTCCGCCTCCGCCTGCTCCTGGAGCTGGGCGGCGGGGCGTGA